One Candidatus Paceibacterota bacterium genomic window carries:
- a CDS encoding aspartate kinase has translation MKTRKKDSSPKKIIVNKFGGGILIKDFIPLMVERLQEQIKDGFSPVVVISAFPGVTDELLKISDKTFLKQFKEKNLQKMIEMGFSKEWIKKTQIELNKIFTDLEKDLKLARTVLANEDKIVAYGEKLSATIFTFYLEMLGLPAQRFLAEEIPIITDDNFKNANIIYEISQKNLQKKIQNKTNTLKEIPVIPGFTGRTKKGKTTTLGRGGTDTTACFVGSALRAEKVILWKDVGGVFSADPKIVPEAKTLPVISYKEAEMAGKIIHGKAIQYVKLSNTPLEITFIANPKLKTKVSKSL, from the coding sequence ATGAAAACACGGAAAAAGGACTCATCCCCTAAAAAAATCATCGTAAATAAATTCGGAGGAGGAATTTTGATAAAAGATTTTATTCCTTTGATGGTAGAAAGGTTGCAGGAACAAATAAAAGACGGCTTTAGTCCTGTCGTCGTGATTTCGGCTTTTCCTGGAGTCACGGACGAACTTTTAAAAATTTCTGATAAAACTTTTTTAAAACAATTCAAGGAAAAAAATCTACAAAAAATGATAGAAATGGGTTTCAGTAAAGAATGGATAAAAAAGACTCAAATAGAATTAAATAAAATATTTACTGATTTAGAAAAAGATTTAAAACTCGCAAGAACTGTTCTTGCGAACGAAGACAAAATCGTCGCGTATGGAGAGAAATTATCAGCGACGATTTTTACTTTTTACCTAGAGATGCTTGGCTTGCCAGCTCAAAGATTTCTAGCGGAAGAAATCCCTATTATCACCGACGATAATTTTAAAAATGCTAATATCATTTATGAAATTTCCCAAAAAAATCTCCAGAAAAAAATTCAAAATAAAACAAACACCTTAAAAGAAATCCCAGTTATCCCCGGTTTTACTGGCAGAACCAAAAAAGGCAAAACCACTACCCTCGGGCGAGGTGGCACGGACACTACGGCTTGTTTCGTCGGCTCTGCCCTGAGAGCAGAAAAAGTGATTCTCTGGAAAGATGTCGGCGGAGTTTTTTCGGCTGATCCTAAAATTGTTCCGGAAGCAAAAACTCTCCCTGTCATTAGCTATAAAGAAGCTGAAATGGCTGGAAAAATAATTCACGGCAAAGCGATTCAATACGTTAAATTATCCAATACCCCGCTTGAAATAACTTTCATCGCTAATCCCAAATTAAAAACAAAAGTTAGTAAAAGTCTATAA
- a CDS encoding ATP-binding protein — MINFANTIVNTCFLTRGDSGTIAYYSHVIPIVLSLILGTFVFIKTKFNLFSKVFLAFIIVFSLWLIGDVVLWTQNNYFLQYASWAPLDYLEIVFYVLGFYFALIFVKKSDISILWKIFLFVLTLPTLFLTIIKQSLTGFYYPVCEALSNNFISEYKLAVEVILLLIIFIYAIIPFFKKFSREEKKADLIVLGSMFLFLSIFGVTEYLASTTGYYEMNLYSLFLLPVFLIAIIYSVFELDIFKVHILGTYYLVVGLIILMGGQLFFITSTTNRLLTILTIVLLALLSLILFRNLKKESDQRIQIEKLNIDLQDLLKQRESLVHLVTHKVKGSFTRSKYIFAGLLDGTFGEISEVVKKYAQMGLESDNGGIQTVNLVLNASNLSTGSVKYEMKPVDFKEIVLKVLVDKKVQAEAKGLQMESNIHDDKSDVYNVSGDAFWLTESVNNLIDNSIKYTKEGKISVDLHDGNGKVNLSVKDTGIGITEEDKKHLFTEGGRGKESVKINVDSTGYGLYSVKLIIEEHKGKVWAESAGEGKGSAFYIELPANSTPVVSEVAKA, encoded by the coding sequence ATGATTAATTTCGCAAATACAATAGTAAATACATGTTTTTTAACTAGAGGAGATTCTGGTACTATCGCTTATTATTCTCACGTAATTCCAATAGTTTTATCACTTATTTTAGGAACTTTTGTATTTATAAAAACAAAATTTAATCTTTTTTCAAAAGTTTTCCTTGCTTTTATTATTGTGTTCTCACTTTGGCTTATTGGTGATGTGGTTCTTTGGACACAAAATAATTATTTTCTTCAATATGCTTCATGGGCACCACTTGATTATCTTGAAATAGTTTTTTATGTGTTAGGATTTTATTTTGCTCTTATATTCGTAAAGAAGTCTGACATATCTATATTATGGAAAATATTTCTTTTTGTCTTAACTTTACCGACACTTTTTCTAACCATAATTAAACAATCATTGACTGGATTTTATTATCCTGTGTGTGAAGCGTTAAGTAATAATTTTATAAGTGAATATAAACTTGCTGTTGAAGTAATATTATTGTTGATAATTTTTATCTACGCAATTATCCCATTTTTCAAAAAGTTTTCACGGGAAGAGAAAAAAGCAGATTTAATAGTTCTGGGTTCTATGTTTCTTTTTCTTTCAATCTTTGGAGTGACAGAATATCTTGCATCAACAACCGGATATTATGAAATGAATTTATACAGCTTATTTCTTTTGCCGGTATTTTTGATTGCAATTATTTATTCTGTATTTGAACTTGATATTTTTAAAGTCCATATTCTTGGTACTTATTATCTAGTGGTAGGTCTTATTATTCTTATGGGGGGGCAATTATTCTTTATCACTAGCACGACCAATAGACTACTCACTATTTTAACTATCGTCTTGCTCGCTCTTTTAAGCTTGATTCTTTTCAGAAATTTAAAAAAAGAGTCTGACCAAAGAATACAAATTGAAAAACTTAATATTGACCTTCAAGATCTCCTCAAGCAAAGAGAGAGTCTCGTGCACTTGGTTACCCATAAAGTGAAGGGTTCTTTTACTCGCTCAAAATATATTTTTGCTGGGCTTTTGGATGGGACTTTCGGTGAAATAAGTGAAGTGGTAAAAAAATATGCGCAGATGGGCTTGGAGTCGGACAATGGTGGAATCCAAACGGTTAATCTAGTTTTGAATGCTTCTAATCTTTCTACTGGGTCAGTCAAATATGAAATGAAACCGGTTGATTTTAAAGAAATAGTGTTAAAAGTTTTGGTGGACAAAAAAGTGCAAGCGGAAGCGAAGGGGCTTCAAATGGAAAGCAATATCCATGACGACAAGAGTGATGTGTATAATGTTTCGGGTGATGCTTTCTGGCTCACCGAATCGGTCAATAATCTGATTGATAATTCTATTAAATATACCAAGGAAGGGAAGATAAGTGTCGATTTGCATGACGGCAATGGAAAAGTGAATCTCTCTGTGAAGGACACCGGCATAGGCATCACTGAAGAAGATAAAAAACATTTATTTACCGAAGGCGGAAGAGGTAAAGAATCTGTCAAAATAAATGTGGACAGTACTGGCTACGGGCTCTATTCAGTCAAACTGATTATCGAAGAACACAAAGGCAAGGTCTGGGCAGAGTCCGCAGGCGAGGGCAAAGGTTCGGCCTTCTATATAGAGTTGCCAGCTAATTCTACTCCTGTTGTTTCTGAGGTGGCTAAAGCATAA
- the asd gene encoding aspartate-semialdehyde dehydrogenase, with the protein MKKFKVGILGATGMVGQNYIRLLENHPWFEVVYLAASVNSAGKKYATAVSGRWQMNSLIPKNIENIMVEDVLDVEKAKKKCDFVFSAFEIKDKEMIKTIEEKYAEAGIPVVSNASANRHTEDVPMIIPEINPEHLGMIEQQKKNHKWNKGFIVVKPNCSLQSYITPIFALEKAGYPIKKIFITTLQAVSGAGYPGVPSLDMIDNVIPYIGGEEEKTEEEPLKILGSLKNGKFIKKKDIEISAQCTRVPVTDGHLACVNILFKNKIPTKEKIIEIWKNFKGIPQELKLPFAPACPIIYQEEENRPQPRKDRDNDKGMAVTVGRLRKCKIFDYKFVALSHNTVRGAAGGGILNAELLVKKNYIK; encoded by the coding sequence ATGAAAAAATTCAAAGTTGGAATCTTGGGTGCTACTGGCATGGTGGGTCAAAATTATATTCGTCTTTTGGAAAACCACCCCTGGTTTGAAGTTGTATATTTGGCTGCCTCAGTTAATTCAGCTGGCAAAAAATATGCTACGGCTGTTTCTGGACGCTGGCAAATGAATTCTCTAATTCCTAAAAATATAGAAAATATTATGGTGGAAGACGTGCTTGATGTAGAAAAAGCAAAGAAAAAATGCGACTTTGTTTTTTCAGCATTTGAAATTAAAGACAAAGAAATGATTAAAACAATAGAAGAAAAATATGCTGAAGCAGGGATCCCTGTTGTATCTAATGCTTCCGCTAATCGCCATACTGAAGATGTTCCTATGATTATTCCAGAAATTAATCCTGAACACTTAGGAATGATTGAACAACAAAAGAAAAATCATAAGTGGAACAAGGGTTTTATTGTGGTCAAACCGAATTGCAGTTTACAAAGTTACATCACCCCTATTTTTGCTTTAGAAAAAGCCGGCTATCCCATTAAAAAAATATTTATTACTACGCTTCAAGCTGTTTCCGGAGCTGGTTATCCCGGAGTACCAAGCTTGGATATGATCGACAATGTCATCCCTTACATCGGAGGTGAAGAAGAAAAAACGGAAGAAGAGCCTTTAAAAATTTTAGGCAGTCTTAAAAATGGAAAATTTATCAAGAAAAAAGATATTGAAATTTCTGCGCAATGCACTAGAGTTCCTGTAACAGACGGGCATTTAGCTTGCGTTAATATTTTATTTAAAAACAAAATACCGACAAAAGAAAAAATTATAGAAATCTGGAAAAATTTTAAAGGGATACCCCAAGAGCTTAAACTCCCTTTCGCTCCTGCTTGTCCCATTATTTACCAAGAGGAAGAAAATCGTCCCCAACCAAGAAAGGACAGAGATAACGACAAAGGTATGGCTGTGACTGTCGGCCGTCTAAGAAAATGTAAAATTTTTGATTATAAATTCGTAGCCTTGAGCCACAATACTGTCCGCGGTGCCGCCGGTGGAGGAATTTTAAATGCAGAACTCCTTGTAAAGAAAAATTATATAAAATAA
- a CDS encoding HIT family protein — translation MNNCIFCKIVKGEAPAHIIWEDKKHIAFLSIFPNTEGATVVIPKTHYTSYAFDLPDKILTDLLLATKKVAKLLDLKLKGVGRTAMVFEGFGVDHVHAKLFPMHGTANLKKWKPIESKVNKYFDKYEGYISSHDSKRADDVKLAKLAAKIKRGK, via the coding sequence ATGAACAATTGTATATTTTGTAAAATTGTAAAAGGCGAAGCTCCGGCTCATATAATTTGGGAGGATAAAAAGCATATAGCTTTTTTGTCTATTTTTCCAAATACTGAAGGTGCTACTGTAGTAATTCCAAAAACTCATTATACAAGCTACGCTTTTGATTTACCGGACAAAATACTCACTGATCTTTTACTTGCCACTAAAAAGGTCGCAAAACTACTCGATTTAAAATTAAAGGGCGTTGGTCGGACCGCTATGGTATTCGAAGGTTTTGGCGTTGATCATGTTCACGCAAAACTTTTTCCAATGCATGGAACTGCAAACCTAAAAAAATGGAAGCCTATCGAATCAAAAGTGAATAAATATTTTGATAAATATGAAGGGTATATTTCTTCACATGATTCCAAAAGAGCTGATGATGTAAAACTTGCCAAACTAGCTGCAAAAATAAAAAGGGGGAAATAA
- a CDS encoding ASCH domain-containing protein: MNIYRMKLDREPFEKIASGQKIIESRLYDEKRQLIKVGDSIEFYQNDDEEKRVITKVKSLHKYKTFSELFSAFPVEYFGGISKKFLIREIKRFYSNEDEKKYGVVGIKIELKK; this comes from the coding sequence ATGAATATATACAGAATGAAATTAGATCGCGAGCCATTTGAAAAAATAGCAAGTGGTCAAAAAATAATAGAATCGAGACTTTATGACGAGAAACGCCAATTAATTAAAGTCGGTGATAGTATAGAATTTTATCAGAATGATGATGAAGAGAAAAGAGTTATAACAAAAGTTAAGTCTTTACATAAATACAAAACATTCAGTGAGTTATTTTCTGCTTTTCCTGTTGAGTATTTTGGGGGGATATCAAAAAAATTTTTAATTAGGGAAATAAAAAGATTTTATTCAAATGAAGATGAAAAAAAATACGGGGTTGTTGGAATAAAAATAGAGCTTAAAAAATAA
- a CDS encoding DMT family transporter has protein sequence MQWFFIALAAPFLWALVNVADKYLVTRFSHKEEERSSGGLVLFSSLIGIVISFLIWIFVPDVFNIPILDKFLLFICGILTIIWIVFYLFALEIEEISNVVPWFLSVPIFGYILGFFFLGEKLTFSQFIGSGIIFLGLILISLDFSKEKKSFKHKPVFYMLFACIAVAISGVIFKYVTVGNNFWISSFWEYLGLGVSGLFIFLFIPHYRKSFLHMNRTGGYTIFIVNTVSEFMSIIGNLLTSYALLLAPVAMVFLVGSFQPAIVLFLTIFTTKFFPEITKENLEKRMLLPKMVAIAIMIIGSVILFL, from the coding sequence ATGCAATGGTTTTTCATAGCTTTAGCCGCACCATTTTTATGGGCTTTAGTAAATGTAGCTGATAAATATTTAGTCACTAGATTTTCTCACAAAGAAGAAGAACGTAGCTCTGGAGGACTGGTTCTTTTTTCTAGTCTTATTGGTATTGTTATTTCTTTTTTAATTTGGATTTTTGTTCCAGATGTATTTAATATTCCAATACTGGATAAATTTTTGCTTTTTATTTGTGGTATTTTGACTATTATTTGGATTGTTTTTTATTTATTTGCTTTGGAAATAGAAGAGATTTCTAATGTTGTGCCTTGGTTTCTCTCTGTTCCTATTTTTGGATATATATTAGGTTTTTTCTTTCTCGGGGAAAAGTTAACATTTAGTCAATTTATTGGATCTGGAATAATTTTTTTAGGTTTGATTTTAATTTCTTTGGATTTTAGTAAAGAAAAAAAATCTTTTAAACATAAGCCTGTATTTTATATGCTTTTTGCGTGCATAGCTGTAGCTATCTCTGGAGTTATTTTTAAATATGTTACGGTAGGAAATAATTTTTGGATTTCTTCATTTTGGGAATATTTAGGTTTAGGGGTGTCTGGTTTGTTTATTTTTCTATTTATTCCACATTACAGGAAATCTTTTTTGCATATGAATAGAACAGGAGGGTATACGATTTTTATCGTAAATACTGTAAGCGAATTTATGTCAATTATTGGCAACCTTTTAACCAGCTATGCATTGCTTTTAGCCCCCGTTGCTATGGTATTTTTAGTCGGAAGTTTTCAGCCTGCCATTGTGCTTTTTTTAACTATTTTTACTACTAAATTTTTCCCTGAAATTACAAAAGAAAATTTAGAAAAACGCATGTTATTGCCTAAAATGGTTGCCATTGCGATTATGATTATCGGGAGTGTGATATTGTTTTTGTAA
- a CDS encoding saccharopine dehydrogenase family protein, whose amino-acid sequence MARVLVIGSGNVGRVGLHKMAQYPEIFSDIHVVSRTTKNSEAVQASILKKTRGKVKINIHQGDAGDKKFLLELFKKVRPDILVHFGLSYDNLVIMDVCLEMGVHYIDTCCYEDPKKYGFSYKLQLAKDKAFKEKGLLAVTGLGFAPGVTNIFAAYARDYIFDKIDTIDIIDCNGGSKDKKIKFAPNFNPEINLRELILPIHFWEKGKWQKRGRLIDEDAAFFEFDFPETGKFTPYLMYHEELETLVTRIPHLKRARFWMTFSPVYLSYLRVLFDVGMTRIDQVEYNGFPVIPVKFLKALLPTGDDFNKGYKGKTIAGDIISGTKDGKKKVVYIYNVTDHHKAFLETGGNGIGYNTAVPTVACAKLMLEGKWAGSGVKVPEDKTLDSKIFLEEMFKLGLPWVVKKMKDLPAPLKKNY is encoded by the coding sequence ATGGCTAGAGTACTTGTAATAGGTTCTGGAAATGTTGGCAGAGTGGGCTTGCATAAAATGGCTCAATATCCGGAGATTTTTTCTGACATCCATGTAGTCAGCAGGACCACTAAAAATTCGGAAGCGGTCCAGGCTTCAATTTTAAAGAAAACACGCGGGAAGGTAAAAATAAATATTCACCAAGGAGATGCAGGGGACAAGAAATTCTTACTAGAGCTTTTCAAAAAAGTCAGGCCTGATATTTTAGTGCATTTTGGGCTGTCTTACGACAATTTAGTCATTATGGATGTATGTTTGGAAATGGGCGTCCACTACATTGACACCTGTTGTTATGAAGATCCAAAAAAATACGGCTTCTCTTATAAATTGCAATTGGCCAAAGATAAAGCTTTCAAAGAAAAAGGATTGCTGGCTGTTACTGGTTTAGGTTTTGCTCCGGGAGTTACAAACATTTTTGCCGCTTATGCGCGAGATTATATTTTTGATAAAATAGACACTATTGACATTATCGACTGTAACGGTGGTTCTAAAGACAAGAAAATTAAATTTGCTCCGAACTTTAATCCAGAGATTAATTTACGCGAATTAATTTTACCAATTCATTTTTGGGAAAAAGGGAAGTGGCAGAAACGCGGGCGTTTGATAGATGAAGACGCAGCTTTCTTTGAATTTGATTTTCCAGAGACTGGCAAATTTACGCCATACTTGATGTATCACGAGGAGTTAGAAACTCTAGTCACTCGCATTCCCCATCTAAAAAGAGCAAGATTTTGGATGACTTTTTCACCAGTCTACCTTTCATATTTGAGAGTGTTGTTTGATGTTGGAATGACTAGAATTGACCAAGTCGAATACAACGGCTTTCCGGTTATTCCAGTAAAATTTTTGAAAGCGCTCTTGCCTACAGGTGATGATTTTAATAAAGGTTATAAAGGCAAGACCATCGCTGGGGACATTATTTCTGGAACCAAAGACGGTAAGAAAAAAGTAGTTTACATCTACAATGTTACTGATCATCACAAGGCCTTTTTAGAAACTGGTGGTAATGGGATAGGGTACAATACAGCTGTTCCTACAGTTGCTTGCGCCAAACTAATGCTGGAAGGGAAATGGGCAGGTAGTGGAGTAAAAGTTCCTGAGGATAAAACTCTCGATTCAAAAATATTTTTGGAAGAAATGTTCAAGCTCGGTTTGCCTTGGGTCGTTAAAAAAATGAAAGATTTACCAGCGCCTTTAAAAAAGAATTATTAA
- a CDS encoding type III PLP-dependent enzyme produces the protein MNTQQKKQLLELAAKHGTPLLVVDHEKLRQNYLEFKEKLPTVQAYFAVKSNSDTDIIKTMYDMGASFDVASFQEFMKVYNNIKHLPEKERQQYIWDNIIYANTIKPASILRKLNIYKPLVTFDNIEELKKIKKNAPDVRLVLRIRVPNTGSMVELSSKFGVHPGEAVDLMAEAIGMGLGVEGISFHVGSQCNNFENYVLALSLSSSIFKEAKLRGLDIGFIDKDGKKMKVLDIGGGFPVKYTPDVKPFPMLARKINSEIKRMFNGDVDVIAEPGRFMVANTCTLVTKIIGKSIRDGKTCYYLDDGVYNTFSGQVYDHQRYPLHSFKDGENKVCATFGPTCDAFDTISLSDELPEDLEIDDLLYAENIGAYTTASSSFFNGFKPTKIVSINKCTSDEPCSCGSGKKFKDCGILNTDEHKSLHHQTPKDTKDTAKDTAKDLKETKLKK, from the coding sequence ATGAACACCCAACAAAAAAAACAATTGCTTGAGCTCGCCGCAAAACACGGCACCCCTCTTTTGGTGGTGGACCATGAAAAACTGCGACAAAATTATTTAGAATTTAAAGAAAAGTTACCGACAGTCCAGGCGTATTTTGCAGTCAAATCCAATTCTGATACTGATATCATAAAAACCATGTATGACATGGGAGCTAGTTTTGATGTGGCCTCCTTCCAAGAATTTATGAAAGTTTATAACAATATTAAGCATTTGCCTGAAAAAGAAAGACAGCAATATATCTGGGATAATATAATTTATGCCAATACTATCAAACCAGCTTCCATTTTAAGAAAGTTGAATATTTACAAACCTTTGGTCACTTTTGACAACATTGAAGAGTTAAAGAAAATAAAGAAAAATGCACCAGACGTGCGTCTGGTGTTGCGCATTCGCGTGCCGAACACTGGATCTATGGTAGAGCTTTCCAGTAAATTCGGAGTTCATCCAGGAGAAGCAGTCGACTTGATGGCGGAAGCTATCGGTATGGGACTAGGAGTGGAAGGTATCAGCTTTCATGTGGGCAGCCAATGCAATAATTTTGAAAATTATGTTTTAGCCCTTTCTTTATCTTCTTCTATTTTTAAAGAAGCAAAGTTAAGAGGGCTGGATATAGGTTTTATAGACAAAGACGGTAAAAAAATGAAAGTCTTGGATATCGGAGGCGGTTTCCCTGTGAAATATACTCCGGACGTGAAACCTTTTCCAATGTTGGCTAGAAAAATTAACTCAGAAATCAAAAGAATGTTCAATGGGGATGTCGATGTCATCGCCGAACCAGGAAGATTTATGGTGGCAAACACTTGTACTTTAGTGACAAAAATTATCGGTAAATCTATTCGAGATGGAAAAACTTGCTATTATTTAGATGACGGAGTTTACAATACTTTTTCTGGACAAGTTTACGATCACCAAAGATATCCTCTTCATTCTTTCAAAGATGGAGAAAACAAAGTTTGCGCTACTTTTGGTCCGACTTGTGATGCTTTCGACACTATTTCCCTATCAGATGAATTGCCGGAGGATTTAGAAATTGATGATTTGCTTTATGCTGAAAACATCGGCGCTTATACCACCGCTTCTTCCTCTTTCTTCAATGGGTTCAAGCCAACAAAAATTGTATCGATAAATAAATGCACCTCAGATGAACCTTGTTCCTGTGGCAGTGGCAAGAAATTCAAAGACTGTGGAATTTTAAATACCGACGAACATAAATCGCTCCATCATCAAACGCCAAAAGATACCAAAGACACCGCAAAGGACACAGCGAAAGATCTAAAAGAAACGAAACTAAAGAAATAA
- a CDS encoding GNAT family N-acetyltransferase: MSLHIYKSFNLSCAYPDIRIATQQGEEMKSITTSIREAQIHDFDWVADLMHNSLEQYYGGDHRAHAKRIFDAHMAGGHDNVGFFSFEQRMFIIEANNTRAGMIHLVGKRQSTYKISPIIVAPAFQGQFGIGSQLLKYAEKYIRSQNSRQIYCTVAEKNKSAMQFFVHKGFIRAGSSDSHYKSGVVETMLYKPLYSTSKIISLDQLHVSVVLFDETNTELRKQVGRLLLEKLPESFEGITDEWVNALFNGYSRRHAADINAKYKLIYVATDSTGRVKGVAGATPKKGNPIKVMPFIATNIVAFEAMLIDIPYQLVPYGHKLYIHINPTADEVTSLQRLGWKLDAALPSAYHPGIITQQWSLHIGETTMKTMRIKKRFFDLISSGKKTLEVRVGYNSLKRINAGEDIRMVTHTSSCVVRVNAVRHYQTFEAMLAKESYERISPDASSSEDVLNLLKNIYAKDKEKLGVIVFDITPTQKK, translated from the coding sequence ATGAGCTTGCACATTTACAAATCATTTAATTTGAGTTGCGCATATCCTGATATTAGGATAGCAACTCAGCAAGGAGAAGAAATGAAAAGTATTACCACCTCGATTAGGGAAGCACAAATTCATGATTTTGATTGGGTCGCTGATCTAATGCATAATTCTCTTGAGCAATATTATGGTGGAGATCATCGTGCTCATGCAAAAAGAATTTTTGATGCTCATATGGCTGGTGGCCATGATAATGTGGGATTTTTTTCTTTTGAACAGCGTATGTTCATCATAGAAGCAAATAACACACGTGCAGGAATGATTCACTTAGTCGGCAAGAGGCAATCCACTTACAAAATAAGCCCTATTATTGTTGCCCCTGCCTTTCAAGGTCAATTCGGAATTGGTAGCCAACTTCTAAAATATGCTGAGAAGTACATCCGTAGTCAAAATTCCCGTCAAATATATTGCACCGTAGCAGAAAAAAACAAATCAGCGATGCAGTTTTTTGTTCACAAAGGATTTATACGAGCAGGAAGTTCAGATAGTCACTATAAGAGTGGCGTTGTTGAAACCATGCTGTATAAGCCTTTATATAGCACGAGTAAAATTATTTCTCTGGATCAGCTTCATGTTTCTGTCGTACTATTTGATGAAACAAATACAGAACTTCGAAAACAAGTGGGGCGCTTGTTGCTCGAAAAACTACCAGAATCGTTTGAAGGAATAACTGATGAATGGGTCAATGCGCTTTTTAACGGCTACAGCCGTAGGCACGCAGCTGATATCAACGCCAAGTACAAATTGATTTATGTTGCCACTGACAGTACTGGAAGAGTGAAAGGTGTGGCAGGTGCAACACCTAAAAAGGGAAATCCCATCAAAGTAATGCCTTTTATTGCGACGAACATAGTTGCATTTGAAGCCATGCTTATTGATATCCCCTACCAACTGGTGCCATACGGACACAAACTTTATATTCACATTAATCCAACGGCAGATGAAGTTACTTCTCTCCAAAGACTTGGATGGAAACTGGATGCAGCATTACCGTCAGCATACCACCCAGGCATAATTACTCAGCAATGGAGTCTGCATATAGGAGAAACAACTATGAAAACAATGAGAATAAAAAAAAGGTTTTTTGATCTTATAAGTTCAGGTAAAAAAACTCTTGAGGTGCGTGTTGGGTATAATTCACTTAAGCGCATAAACGCTGGTGAAGATATTAGGATGGTAACACACACATCAAGCTGTGTTGTTCGAGTAAATGCAGTTCGCCACTATCAGACTTTTGAAGCAATGCTTGCAAAAGAATCTTACGAACGTATTTCTCCTGACGCTTCTTCGAGTGAAGATGTTCTCAATTTATTGAAAAATATCTACGCAAAAGACAAGGAGAAACTTGGGGTCATCGTTTTTGATATTACCCCAACTCAAAAAAAATAG
- the nspC gene encoding carboxynorspermidine decarboxylase, with protein MSHCNPEERQVEPWVNEEGFQKLNLKNVETPCYIVSEGNLERNLKILEKIQKDLGVKILIALKCFSMYSVFPLIRKYLAGTEVSSVNEARLGYEEFGKENHIFSPSYTDKNIKEYIKYGNHISFNSFSQWNKFKKTIKNSLGRSPTGETKKKVSCGIRVNPEHSEGTMPMYDPCVPRSHLGVTLANFETNNMEGIEGLHFHTLCENGADKFARTLKAFEEKFGKFLGKMKWVNFGGGHLLTNSDYDLDLLYKVVSDFKKRYPHLTVYFEPGEAVVMNTGGLVASVIDIFNNGVDIAVLDVSAACHMPDVLEVPYLPKIVGAKPITGNCKIEGEKNVYKLVAPTCLTGDVIGFYSFPNKLKIGDKIIFLNMAIYTMVKNNTFNGVNLPNITKMDKKGKIKVLKRFGYEDFKRRL; from the coding sequence ATGTCACATTGCAATCCGGAAGAAAGACAAGTTGAGCCTTGGGTTAACGAAGAAGGTTTTCAAAAATTGAATTTAAAAAATGTTGAAACTCCTTGCTATATTGTAAGCGAGGGGAATCTTGAGCGTAATTTAAAAATTCTCGAAAAAATACAGAAAGATTTAGGAGTAAAAATTTTAATTGCCCTTAAATGCTTTTCGATGTATTCTGTCTTTCCGCTCATAAGAAAATATTTAGCGGGGACAGAAGTGAGTTCAGTAAATGAAGCGCGTCTAGGATATGAAGAATTCGGCAAGGAAAATCATATTTTTTCTCCATCCTACACCGATAAAAATATCAAAGAATATATAAAATACGGCAACCATATATCTTTCAACTCTTTTTCTCAATGGAACAAGTTCAAAAAAACCATCAAAAATTCCCTCGGTCGTAGCCCTACGGGTGAGACCAAGAAAAAAGTGTCTTGCGGTATCCGAGTAAATCCAGAACACAGCGAAGGAACCATGCCTATGTATGACCCTTGTGTGCCCCGTTCGCATCTAGGCGTGACTTTAGCGAATTTTGAAACAAATAACATGGAAGGGATAGAAGGATTGCATTTTCACACTCTTTGTGAAAATGGCGCCGATAAGTTTGCGCGCACTCTGAAAGCTTTTGAAGAAAAGTTTGGAAAATTTTTAGGAAAGATGAAATGGGTAAATTTCGGAGGCGGGCATCTTCTTACCAATTCCGATTATGACCTTGATTTGCTTTATAAGGTCGTTTCTGATTTTAAAAAAAGATACCCGCACTTGACGGTCTATTTCGAGCCGGGAGAAGCAGTAGTGATGAATACCGGAGGTCTAGTGGCTTCTGTGATAGACATTTTTAATAACGGAGTAGATATTGCCGTTCTTGATGTGTCAGCGGCGTGTCATATGCCGGATGTTTTAGAAGTGCCGTATTTGCCGAAAATTGTGGGTGCGAAACCTATAACTGGTAATTGTAAAATTGAGGGAGAAAAAAATGTTTATAAGCTAGTGGCGCCGACGTGTTTGACTGGAGACGTTATCGGTTTTTATTCTTTTCCTAATAAATTAAAAATCGGAGACAAGATAATTTTTCTCAATATGGCGATTTATACGATGGTAAAGAATAATACCTTTAATGGAGTCAATTTGCCGAATATCACCAAGATGGACAAGAAGGGGAAAATAAAGGTCTTGAAAAGATTTGGGTATGAGGATTTTAAAAGAAGGCTATAG